In the genome of Bradyrhizobium sp. CIAT3101, one region contains:
- a CDS encoding PAS-domain containing protein → MTSTSDSELGARREQGQDGLLGLSQLALDGMEQGVCVYDADNRIVLVNTRYLTLFNMSPDIVRLGTSYRDVLAHSMARGNIPADELDALYASRIALIAAGKPFQTRQTLASGLVITLELKPLPGGGWMTICDDVSRLARLETELQLQTERSQHALAHMSHGLIMYDANSRIVVCNERFLRLYNLDPNVVKPGASHGETVEHWLSRGNLPGMNSDEFQALRINDVLTRNPRPILVTRFDGRKIQAISRFMPDGGWVTVHEDVTERLQHEETLKQQNLMLDAALENMAHGLAFYDSDMRLRTCNSTYQEIYRLSPEESKPGTHLAELIERSMANGAFSSEYSPQQILETARTRIANRDSSPMRRSMTNDTVISVRYCALPEGGFVATYEDITERERAVEELSEQYRRFDAALNNMSQGLCMLDASLHVIVCNRRYIEMYGLSPDVVKPGVSMREIMEHSCDLGIHPNTTAAKIYADYVERLREGEHTLHRHLSDGRIIKLNHKRMEHGGWVVTYEDVTERHKAQARVAHMAQHDSLTDLPNRTLFREKMGEGLNQVAIAGGAMAVLCFDLDNFKTVNDRLGHAAGDRLLRWVAARLKENVGEHDTVARLGGDEFAVLQRGPQPQSAERLARRLVEIIGHPPPLESQSIHVGVSVGIAIAPDHGLDADELMKCADLALYQAKAKGRGAYQLFEPEMEEEARSRHALEHDLRGALEANQFHLVFQPQVRLDTTELTGFEALLRWKHPSRGLVSPAEFIPIAEENGLIVPIGEWVLRTACATAASWPDVTVAVNLSPVQFRSRGLVAMVTSALAEAGLPPQRLELEVTETALLDDSEATIEILHQLRALGVRVSLDDFGVGYSSLSYLRKFPFDRIKIDRSFVGTLGESPESVAIVRTIASLGSVLGVETTAEGVETVEQLEFVRECGCTAVQGYYFGKPCPAAEVGLTIETLGAVRRVA, encoded by the coding sequence ATGACGTCGACAAGCGACAGCGAGCTCGGTGCACGCCGCGAGCAAGGCCAGGACGGCCTGCTTGGGCTGAGCCAGCTTGCGCTCGACGGCATGGAACAGGGCGTCTGTGTCTACGACGCCGACAACCGGATCGTGCTGGTCAATACACGCTACCTGACGCTCTTCAACATGTCGCCCGACATCGTTCGGCTCGGAACGAGCTATCGCGACGTGCTTGCCCACAGCATGGCGCGCGGAAACATTCCAGCGGATGAACTCGACGCGCTCTATGCTTCACGGATCGCATTGATCGCGGCCGGCAAGCCGTTCCAGACCCGGCAAACGCTCGCCAGCGGCCTTGTCATCACGCTCGAACTGAAGCCGCTTCCCGGCGGTGGCTGGATGACGATCTGCGACGACGTCAGCCGGCTCGCCCGCCTCGAGACCGAGCTGCAACTCCAGACCGAACGCAGCCAGCATGCGCTCGCGCACATGTCGCACGGCCTGATCATGTATGATGCCAATAGCCGCATCGTCGTCTGCAACGAGCGCTTTTTGCGCCTGTATAATCTCGACCCCAACGTCGTGAAGCCGGGTGCGTCGCACGGCGAGACCGTCGAGCATTGGCTCTCGCGCGGTAACCTGCCGGGCATGAATAGCGATGAATTCCAGGCTCTCCGGATCAACGACGTTCTCACCCGGAACCCGCGGCCGATCCTGGTGACACGCTTCGATGGACGGAAGATACAGGCGATCTCCCGGTTCATGCCCGACGGCGGCTGGGTTACCGTGCATGAAGACGTCACCGAGCGGCTGCAGCACGAAGAGACGCTGAAGCAGCAGAACCTCATGCTGGATGCCGCGCTCGAAAACATGGCGCATGGGCTCGCGTTCTACGACAGCGACATGCGCCTGCGCACCTGTAACTCCACCTACCAGGAGATCTACCGGCTGTCGCCGGAGGAGAGCAAGCCCGGCACACATCTCGCCGAGCTGATCGAACGCTCGATGGCGAACGGCGCCTTCTCCTCCGAATACAGTCCGCAGCAGATCCTGGAAACCGCCCGCACCCGGATCGCGAACCGCGATTCCTCGCCGATGCGGCGAAGCATGACCAACGACACGGTGATCTCGGTTCGCTATTGCGCGCTGCCCGAGGGCGGCTTCGTCGCCACCTATGAGGACATCACCGAGCGCGAACGCGCGGTCGAGGAGCTGAGCGAGCAGTATCGCCGCTTCGACGCGGCGCTGAACAACATGAGCCAGGGCCTGTGCATGCTCGATGCAAGCCTGCACGTGATCGTCTGCAACCGCCGCTACATCGAGATGTACGGCCTGTCGCCCGACGTTGTGAAGCCCGGCGTCTCGATGCGCGAGATCATGGAGCACAGCTGCGATCTCGGCATCCATCCGAACACCACCGCCGCCAAGATCTATGCCGACTATGTCGAGCGGCTGCGCGAGGGCGAGCACACGCTGCACCGCCATCTGAGCGACGGCCGCATCATCAAGCTGAACCACAAGCGGATGGAGCATGGCGGCTGGGTCGTCACCTATGAGGACGTCACCGAGCGTCACAAGGCCCAGGCCCGGGTCGCGCACATGGCGCAGCACGATTCCCTCACCGACCTGCCCAACCGCACGCTGTTCCGCGAGAAGATGGGCGAGGGGCTGAACCAGGTCGCGATCGCCGGCGGCGCGATGGCCGTGCTCTGCTTCGACCTCGACAATTTCAAGACCGTCAACGACCGGCTCGGCCACGCCGCCGGCGACCGCCTGCTGCGCTGGGTCGCAGCACGGCTGAAGGAGAATGTCGGCGAGCACGACACTGTCGCCCGTCTCGGCGGCGACGAGTTCGCCGTGCTGCAGCGGGGACCGCAGCCGCAATCGGCAGAACGGCTTGCACGACGCCTGGTCGAGATCATCGGCCATCCGCCGCCGCTGGAGAGCCAGTCGATCCATGTCGGCGTCTCCGTCGGCATCGCGATCGCGCCCGACCACGGCCTCGACGCCGACGAACTGATGAAATGCGCCGATCTCGCGCTCTATCAGGCCAAGGCCAAGGGGCGCGGTGCCTATCAGCTGTTCGAGCCTGAAATGGAAGAAGAGGCGCGCAGCCGGCATGCGCTGGAGCACGACCTGCGCGGCGCGCTGGAAGCCAACCAATTCCATCTGGTGTTCCAGCCGCAGGTGCGGCTCGACACCACCGAGCTGACCGGCTTCGAGGCGCTGCTGCGCTGGAAGCATCCGTCGCGTGGCCTGGTCTCGCCGGCCGAATTCATTCCGATCGCCGAAGAGAACGGGTTGATCGTTCCGATCGGCGAATGGGTGCTGCGTACGGCCTGCGCCACGGCGGCCTCGTGGCCGGATGTCACGGTTGCGGTCAATTTGTCGCCGGTGCAGTTCCGTTCGCGCGGACTGGTGGCGATGGTGACGAGCGCGCTTGCAGAAGCCGGCCTGCCGCCGCAGCGGCTCGAGCTCGAGGTCACCGAGACGGCGCTGCTCGATGACAGCGAAGCGACGATCGAGATCCTGCACCAGCTCCGTGCCCTCGGCGTGCGCGTCAGTCTCGACGATTTCGGCGTCGGCTACTCTTCGCTGAGTTACTTGCGCAAATTCCCGTTCGATCGCATCAAGATCGACCGCTCCTTCGTCGGCACGCTCGGCGAAAGCCCCGAGAGCGTCGCCATCGTTCGCACCATCGCGAGCCTCGGCTCCGTGCTCGGCGTCGAGACAACGGCGGAAGGCGTCGAGACGGTGGAACAGCTCGAATTCGTCAGGGAATGCGGCTGCACCGCGGTGCAGGGATATTACTTCGGCAAGCCCTGCCCGGCAGCCGAGGTGGGACTCACCATCGAGACGCTAGGCGCGGTCCGTCGCGTGGCGTGA
- a CDS encoding polyprenyl synthetase family protein, producing MTGTSPSDFAKRLDKTADDTEALLGRLLSDDILHDEIARPKRLMDAMRYSSLNGGKRLRPFLVVESAAVFGVPREAALLVGAALECIHCYSLIHDDLPAMDNSDLRRGRPTLHKHTDDATAILAGDGLLTIAFDIVTRDEIHRDANVRLLLTRALARCAGIGGMVGGQILDLAGEGRFGGNEPIDVARIQQMKTGALLRYGCIAGAILGQASQKEYQALDDYGRALGEAFQIADDLLDVEGDAAALGKPAGADAALGKTTFVTQLGIEGAKQRVRDLLARADSAVSIFGDRAAVLQAAARFVAERKN from the coding sequence ATGACCGGCACGTCCCCGTCCGATTTCGCCAAACGCCTGGACAAGACCGCTGATGACACCGAAGCCCTGCTCGGGCGCCTCCTGTCGGACGACATCCTGCACGATGAGATCGCCCGTCCCAAGCGACTGATGGACGCAATGCGCTATTCGAGCCTGAATGGCGGCAAGCGCCTACGGCCGTTCCTGGTGGTCGAGAGCGCGGCCGTGTTCGGCGTTCCCCGCGAAGCGGCGCTGCTCGTGGGTGCCGCGCTCGAATGTATCCACTGCTATTCGCTGATCCATGACGATCTGCCGGCAATGGACAATTCGGACCTGCGCCGTGGCCGCCCCACCCTGCACAAGCACACCGACGACGCCACCGCGATCCTCGCCGGCGACGGCCTTCTGACGATCGCCTTCGACATCGTCACCCGCGACGAGATCCATCGCGACGCCAATGTGCGGTTGCTGTTGACGCGCGCGCTGGCGCGCTGCGCCGGCATCGGCGGCATGGTCGGCGGCCAGATCCTCGATCTCGCCGGCGAAGGCCGTTTTGGCGGCAACGAGCCGATCGATGTCGCCCGCATTCAGCAGATGAAGACCGGCGCGCTGCTGCGCTATGGCTGCATCGCCGGCGCGATTCTCGGCCAGGCCTCGCAGAAAGAATACCAGGCGCTCGACGATTACGGTCGCGCGCTCGGTGAAGCCTTCCAGATCGCCGACGATCTGCTCGACGTCGAGGGCGATGCGGCAGCGCTCGGCAAACCGGCCGGCGCCGATGCCGCGCTCGGCAAGACCACTTTCGTCACCCAGCTCGGCATCGAAGGCGCCAAGCAGCGCGTGCGGGATCTGCTCGCCCGCGCCGACAGCGCGGTCTCGATCTTCGGCGATCGCGCCGCCGTGCTGCAGGCCGCAGCGCGCTTCGTCGCCGAACGCAAGAACTGA
- a CDS encoding antibiotic biosynthesis monooxygenase family protein translates to MPQMRPLDPSFPIDRQIALDAGPVVLVNLFTLDAADEQSFLTSWQDDAAFMKRQPGFISTQLHRAVGDSPTYLNYAVWESNAHFRAAFTHPEFRAKIAVYPASAVASPHLFQKVAVPGVCVA, encoded by the coding sequence ATGCCCCAGATGCGTCCGCTCGACCCGAGCTTCCCGATCGACCGCCAGATCGCGCTCGACGCCGGCCCCGTGGTGCTGGTCAATTTGTTCACGCTGGATGCGGCGGATGAACAGAGCTTCCTGACGAGCTGGCAGGACGATGCGGCTTTCATGAAGCGGCAGCCGGGCTTCATCTCGACCCAGCTCCACCGTGCCGTCGGCGACAGTCCGACCTATCTCAATTATGCGGTCTGGGAATCCAACGCACATTTCCGCGCGGCTTTCACGCACCCGGAGTTCCGCGCGAAGATCGCGGTCTATCCGGCGTCGGCGGTGGCAAGCCCGCATCTGTTCCAGAAGGTCGCGGTACCCGGGGTCTGCGTGGCGTAG
- a CDS encoding bifunctional diguanylate cyclase/phosphodiesterase, whose translation MTPALPQASEILAALGQAVFVWDIASDAIVWGEQVGAIFPGIPAERLATGAEFARLIEPAQTARSAALAQTSPVHGTDGTPYRVEYGVRMSASDPVIWIEETGRWFAGADGRPMRAIGSVRINNERRARDEELTKLARLDPLTSELNRSHLIAALAEAIEETTRFRSTAAFMLVGIDHLARVNDAFGFDVADAVILDVAKRIRARLRGGDVLGRFSGNKFGLILKNCTVDDMNIAAERFLAGVRDEVVPTRSGPVSVTVSIGAVSLPRYARNTDEAINRAHETLDAAKRRRAGSFATWRPNAERDAQRRVNIRVTDEIVTALNERRIKLAYEPVVSAATREGAFHECLVRMDQGDGQVLLAPDIVPVAERLGLIRLVDHRVLELVVAELAAAPDIRLSLNISPDTTMDPDWWAGIESLMRAHPGVAERLIVEITETVAIQDIDDVRAFVSRLKNFGSRIAIDDFGAGYTSFRNLRKLGVDIVKIDGAFVQNITHSADDRAFVQTLIDLARRLDIKTVAEWVQDEEAANMLRDWGCDYIQGRLIGLASADRPWCPPPDSALPAAS comes from the coding sequence TTGACCCCCGCATTGCCGCAAGCCTCCGAAATCCTGGCCGCTCTCGGTCAGGCCGTGTTCGTCTGGGATATCGCGAGCGACGCCATTGTCTGGGGCGAGCAGGTCGGCGCCATCTTTCCCGGCATTCCCGCCGAGCGCCTCGCGACCGGCGCCGAGTTCGCCAGGCTGATCGAGCCCGCGCAGACGGCGCGGAGCGCGGCGCTGGCGCAGACATCTCCCGTGCACGGCACCGACGGCACGCCCTACCGGGTCGAATATGGCGTGCGCATGAGCGCCTCCGATCCTGTGATCTGGATCGAGGAGACCGGCCGCTGGTTCGCCGGTGCCGACGGCCGCCCAATGCGCGCGATCGGCTCGGTCCGCATCAACAATGAGCGGCGCGCCCGTGACGAGGAGCTGACCAAGCTTGCCCGGCTTGATCCCCTCACCAGCGAGCTCAATCGCTCTCACCTGATCGCGGCGCTGGCCGAAGCGATCGAGGAAACGACCCGCTTCCGCTCGACCGCAGCCTTCATGTTGGTCGGCATCGATCATCTTGCCCGCGTCAACGACGCTTTCGGCTTCGACGTGGCCGATGCCGTGATCCTCGACGTCGCCAAGCGCATTCGCGCGCGCTTACGCGGTGGTGACGTGCTCGGCCGGTTCTCCGGCAACAAGTTCGGCCTCATCCTGAAGAACTGCACCGTCGACGACATGAACATTGCCGCGGAGCGCTTTCTCGCCGGCGTCCGTGACGAGGTGGTGCCGACCAGATCCGGCCCGGTCTCGGTCACCGTCTCGATCGGTGCGGTCAGCCTGCCGCGCTATGCCCGCAATACCGACGAGGCCATCAACCGCGCCCACGAGACGCTGGATGCCGCCAAGCGCCGTCGCGCCGGCTCGTTCGCCACCTGGCGTCCGAATGCCGAGCGCGATGCGCAGCGCCGCGTCAACATTCGCGTCACCGACGAGATCGTCACCGCGCTCAACGAGCGGCGCATCAAGCTTGCTTACGAGCCGGTGGTATCGGCCGCCACGCGCGAGGGCGCGTTCCACGAATGCCTGGTGCGGATGGATCAGGGCGACGGCCAGGTGCTGCTCGCGCCCGACATCGTTCCGGTCGCCGAGCGGCTCGGCCTCATCCGTCTGGTCGATCACCGCGTACTCGAGCTCGTGGTTGCCGAGCTCGCGGCCGCACCCGACATCCGCCTCAGCCTCAACATCTCGCCTGACACCACGATGGATCCCGATTGGTGGGCCGGAATCGAATCGCTGATGCGCGCCCATCCCGGCGTCGCCGAGCGGCTGATCGTCGAGATCACCGAGACGGTTGCGATCCAGGACATCGACGACGTCCGCGCCTTCGTCAGCCGCCTCAAGAACTTCGGCAGCAGAATCGCGATCGACGATTTCGGCGCCGGCTACACCTCGTTCCGCAATTTGCGCAAGCTCGGTGTGGACATCGTCAAGATCGACGGCGCCTTCGTCCAGAACATCACGCATTCCGCCGACGACCGCGCCTTCGTGCAGACCCTGATCGACCTCGCCCGCCGCCTCGACATCAAGACCGTCGCCGAATGGGTGCAGGACGAGGAGGCCGCCAACATGCTGCGCGACTGGGGCTGCGACTACATCCAGGGCCGCCTGATCGGACTGGCGTCAGCCGATCGCCCGTGGTGCCCGCCGCCGGACAGTGCGCTGCCCGCGGCAAGCTAA
- the rpmF gene encoding 50S ribosomal protein L32 — MAVPRRKTSPSRRGMRRSADAIKKPTYVEDKDSGELRRPHHLDLKTGMYKGRQVLKKKES; from the coding sequence ATGGCCGTTCCGAGACGAAAAACTTCGCCGTCGCGCCGTGGCATGCGCCGCTCGGCAGACGCCATCAAGAAGCCGACCTATGTGGAAGACAAGGACTCCGGCGAGCTCCGTCGTCCGCATCATCTCGACCTCAAGACCGGCATGTACAAGGGCCGTCAGGTCCTGAAGAAGAAAGAGTCCTAA
- a CDS encoding amino acid--[acyl-carrier-protein] ligase, whose product MNIAVLPVSPETAPQATDPLDHLADKLFHPMGSDGVYARTALYEGVVERLAALITSNREAGTEVMRFPPVMSRAQLEKSGYLKSFPNLLGCVCGLHGTEREINAAVSRFDAGGDWTSSLSPADLVLSPAACYPVYPIAASRGQLPKGGLRFDVAADCFRREPSKHLDRLQSFRMREYVCIGTPDDVADFRERWMVRAQAIATDLGLTFRVDYASDPFFGRVGQMKAVSQKQQQLKFELLIPLRSEEQPTACMSFNYHREHFGTTWGIQDANGEPAHTGCVAFGMDRLAVAMFHTHGTDLSAWPAKVRDILGMQPQVAADAHGEGWR is encoded by the coding sequence ATGAACATTGCTGTTCTCCCCGTTTCGCCCGAGACCGCACCGCAGGCCACGGATCCGCTCGATCATCTCGCCGACAAGCTGTTCCACCCGATGGGGTCGGACGGCGTCTACGCCCGCACCGCGCTTTATGAGGGCGTTGTTGAACGTCTCGCCGCACTGATCACGAGCAATCGCGAAGCCGGCACCGAGGTGATGCGCTTCCCGCCGGTGATGAGCCGCGCCCAGCTGGAAAAGTCCGGCTACCTCAAGAGCTTCCCGAACCTGCTCGGCTGCGTCTGCGGCCTGCATGGTACCGAACGCGAGATCAACGCCGCGGTGAGCCGCTTCGATGCCGGCGGCGACTGGACCTCGTCGCTGTCGCCGGCCGACCTCGTGCTGTCGCCCGCGGCCTGCTATCCCGTCTATCCGATCGCGGCGAGCCGCGGCCAGCTGCCGAAGGGCGGCCTGCGCTTCGACGTCGCGGCCGACTGCTTCCGTCGCGAGCCGTCGAAACATCTCGACCGGCTGCAATCGTTCCGGATGCGCGAATATGTCTGCATCGGCACCCCCGATGACGTCGCCGACTTCCGCGAGCGCTGGATGGTGCGCGCGCAGGCGATCGCGACCGATCTCGGCCTGACCTTCCGCGTCGACTATGCCAGCGATCCCTTCTTCGGCCGCGTCGGCCAGATGAAGGCGGTGAGCCAGAAGCAGCAGCAGCTGAAGTTCGAGCTGCTGATTCCGCTCCGCTCGGAAGAGCAGCCGACCGCCTGCATGAGCTTCAACTATCACCGCGAACATTTCGGCACGACCTGGGGCATCCAGGACGCCAATGGCGAGCCTGCGCACACCGGCTGCGTCGCCTTCGGCATGGATCGCCTGGCGGTCGCGATGTTCCACACCCACGGCACCGATCTCTCCGCCTGGCCCGCCAAGGTGCGGGACATTCTTGGCATGCAGCCGCAAGTCGCGGCTGACGCTCACGGCGAAGGCTGGCGCTAA
- a CDS encoding MarR family winged helix-turn-helix transcriptional regulator, translated as MTRTRRTPSGEALTGFILDLFRANGLLLTAGDRLVASLGLTSARWQILGAIAGAERPEPVAWLARNLGANRQNVQRIVNDLVRDGLVEFETNPHHRRAQLVVLTDKGRQVYDAAGRLQVPWVNGLADGLSVKEIETTHRVISVLRDRLGGAGED; from the coding sequence ATGACCAGGACCAGACGCACCCCTTCCGGCGAGGCCCTGACCGGCTTCATCCTCGATCTGTTCCGCGCGAATGGCCTGCTTTTGACCGCCGGTGACCGGTTGGTGGCGTCGCTGGGGCTCACCAGCGCGCGCTGGCAGATCCTGGGCGCGATCGCCGGTGCCGAGCGCCCGGAGCCGGTGGCCTGGCTGGCGCGCAATCTTGGCGCCAACCGCCAGAACGTGCAGCGGATCGTCAACGACCTCGTCCGGGACGGCCTCGTCGAGTTTGAGACCAATCCGCATCACCGCCGGGCGCAGCTCGTGGTGCTCACCGACAAGGGCAGGCAGGTCTACGATGCAGCCGGTCGCCTCCAGGTTCCGTGGGTCAATGGATTGGCAGATGGCTTGTCAGTGAAGGAGATCGAGACGACTCATCGCGTGATCAGTGTTCTGCGCGATCGGCTCGGCGGAGCCGGCGAGGACTGA
- the mtgA gene encoding monofunctional biosynthetic peptidoglycan transglycosylase has product MRVVKILLVMVVVAMLAPYVIAPFYRAGHPVSTLMAWRSLTGAPMHREWIDLVAMSPYVPRSVVAAEDAHFCKHHGIDWGALREAIDDAKEDGTPFRGASTITQQVAKNLFLWQGRDFVRKALEFPLALWIDFVLPKPRILEIYLNIAELGPQGQFGVEAGSAYAFGKSATNLSPREAALLASILPNPVKRSARTPGPGVRRLAGTYVARAQASSLLTCWRENR; this is encoded by the coding sequence TTGCGCGTCGTCAAAATCCTGCTGGTGATGGTCGTGGTCGCGATGCTGGCGCCCTATGTGATCGCGCCATTCTACCGCGCCGGGCATCCGGTTTCGACGCTGATGGCCTGGCGCTCGCTGACGGGCGCGCCGATGCATCGGGAATGGATCGATCTGGTGGCGATGTCGCCATATGTGCCTCGCTCGGTCGTGGCGGCCGAGGACGCCCATTTCTGCAAGCACCACGGCATCGACTGGGGCGCGCTGCGCGAGGCCATCGACGACGCCAAGGAGGACGGGACGCCGTTCCGCGGTGCCTCCACCATCACCCAGCAGGTCGCGAAAAACCTGTTCCTCTGGCAGGGACGCGATTTCGTCCGCAAGGCGCTGGAGTTCCCGCTGGCGCTCTGGATCGATTTCGTCCTGCCCAAGCCGCGGATCCTGGAAATTTACCTCAACATCGCCGAGCTCGGCCCGCAGGGCCAGTTTGGCGTGGAGGCGGGCAGCGCCTACGCCTTCGGCAAGTCGGCTACCAACCTCTCGCCCCGGGAAGCGGCCCTTTTGGCCTCGATCCTGCCGAATCCGGTCAAACGCAGCGCCAGGACCCCGGGACCGGGCGTCCGGCGGCTGGCCGGGACCTATGTGGCGAGGGCACAGGCCTCCTCGCTTTTGACCTGCTGGCGGGAAAATCGCTGA
- a CDS encoding acyl-CoA acyltransferase: MIHTKVRCREITEADVDAVADLLTRGFVGRSRNYWIQGLRRQAFRPVPDGYPRFGYMLDNDGAPVGVLLLIYTTRKDGEETAIQCNLSSWYVEPAYRNYAPLLTKIAQRHKHVTYLNISPAPWTWPLIETQGFRAYCRGLFVSVPALSRAPRWSKIEVISQHTKQIEGLTDDETELLTRHARYNCLSLVCRTPKGVFPFILQPVRIRRGFIAPPAMQLIYCRNASEYAACAGRIGRLLLRLGKISVFVDSNEPIPGLVGIYTERRGRKYFKGPHRPRLADLTDTELVLYGP, translated from the coding sequence GTGATCCACACCAAGGTCCGATGTCGCGAGATCACTGAAGCCGACGTCGATGCGGTCGCGGACCTGTTGACGCGCGGCTTCGTCGGCCGCTCGCGCAATTACTGGATCCAGGGCCTGCGCCGACAGGCTTTCCGGCCGGTACCGGACGGCTATCCGCGCTTCGGCTACATGCTCGACAATGACGGCGCACCGGTCGGCGTGCTGCTGCTGATCTACACGACGCGCAAGGATGGCGAGGAGACCGCCATCCAGTGCAATCTGTCGAGCTGGTATGTCGAGCCGGCTTACCGCAATTACGCGCCGCTGCTGACCAAGATCGCGCAGCGGCACAAGCACGTCACTTACCTCAATATCAGCCCGGCGCCGTGGACCTGGCCGCTCATCGAGACGCAGGGCTTTCGCGCCTATTGCCGCGGGCTGTTCGTCTCGGTGCCGGCACTGTCGCGCGCACCACGCTGGAGCAAGATCGAGGTCATCTCGCAGCATACCAAGCAGATCGAGGGACTCACCGATGATGAGACCGAGCTGCTGACGCGGCATGCACGCTACAATTGCCTGAGCCTGGTCTGCCGCACGCCGAAGGGCGTCTTCCCCTTCATCCTGCAACCGGTGCGCATCCGCCGCGGTTTCATCGCGCCGCCGGCGATGCAGCTGATCTACTGTCGCAATGCTTCCGAATACGCCGCCTGTGCCGGCCGTATCGGCCGGCTGCTGTTGCGGCTGGGCAAGATCTCGGTTTTCGTCGATTCCAACGAGCCCATCCCCGGCCTGGTCGGTATTTATACCGAGCGGCGTGGCCGCAAATATTTCAAAGGTCCGCACCGCCCGCGGCTGGCTGATCTCACGGATACGGAACTCGTACTCTACGGGCCGTAG
- a CDS encoding acyl-CoA dehydrogenase family protein, with protein sequence MNVREAVLAVDETQASLFEGPSLIERAARTATVAAADADGVDRDARFPHKAFDTAREQKLLGVMIPVEFGGFGASIYDVTDICYTLGRACASTAMIYAMHTTKVACVIRHGHGIPWMETMMRRVARDQWLLASSTTEGQNGGNIRASAAAVDHAGDTVSLVRDATVISYGAQADGLVTIARRATEAAASDQVLLALAKDDYSLKQTQGWETLGMRGTCSTGFELKVDCPADRVFPEAYDKIHAQTMTPFAHLCWSSAWAGIAAASVTRAQAFVRKAARSSGGQMPPAAAHFTAAKMSLAKLRALIAANVDAFAGAEHDERALGSLDFQSSITLLKVQASELAVETVMHAMRTAGLSGYRNDGEFTMGRHLRDVLSSPIMINNDRILANAATSTLMSGIPASLRD encoded by the coding sequence ATGAACGTGCGTGAAGCAGTCCTGGCTGTCGACGAGACGCAAGCGAGTCTTTTCGAAGGTCCTTCCTTGATCGAGCGTGCGGCTCGCACCGCCACCGTGGCGGCAGCCGACGCTGACGGCGTCGATCGCGACGCCCGCTTCCCCCACAAGGCCTTCGACACCGCGCGCGAGCAGAAGCTGCTCGGCGTCATGATCCCGGTCGAGTTCGGCGGCTTCGGCGCCTCGATCTACGATGTCACCGACATCTGCTACACGCTCGGGCGCGCCTGCGCCTCGACTGCGATGATCTACGCGATGCATACGACCAAGGTCGCCTGCGTGATCCGCCACGGACACGGCATTCCCTGGATGGAGACCATGATGCGCCGGGTCGCCCGCGACCAGTGGCTGCTCGCCTCCTCCACCACCGAAGGCCAGAACGGCGGCAACATCCGCGCCAGCGCAGCCGCGGTCGACCACGCCGGCGACACCGTCTCGCTCGTGCGCGACGCCACCGTGATCTCCTACGGCGCCCAGGCCGACGGCCTCGTCACCATCGCCCGCCGCGCCACCGAGGCCGCGGCTTCCGACCAGGTGCTGCTGGCGCTCGCCAAGGACGATTATTCGCTGAAGCAGACGCAGGGGTGGGAAACGCTCGGCATGCGCGGCACCTGCTCGACCGGCTTCGAGCTGAAGGTTGATTGCCCCGCCGACCGCGTCTTCCCGGAAGCCTATGACAAGATCCACGCCCAGACCATGACGCCGTTCGCGCATCTGTGCTGGTCGTCCGCCTGGGCCGGCATTGCCGCGGCCTCGGTCACGCGTGCGCAGGCCTTCGTCCGCAAGGCGGCCCGCAGCTCCGGTGGCCAGATGCCGCCGGCGGCTGCGCACTTCACCGCCGCGAAGATGTCGCTCGCAAAACTGCGCGCGCTGATCGCAGCCAATGTCGACGCCTTCGCCGGCGCGGAGCATGACGAGCGCGCGCTCGGCTCGCTCGATTTCCAGTCATCGATCACGCTGTTGAAGGTGCAGGCCTCCGAGCTCGCGGTCGAAACCGTGATGCATGCGATGCGCACCGCGGGTCTGTCCGGCTATCGCAACGACGGCGAGTTCACGATGGGCCGCCATCTTCGCGACGTGCTGTCGTCGCCGATCATGATCAACAACGACCGCATTCTGGCCAATGCCGCCACCTCGACCTTGATGAGCGGCATTCCGGCTAGCCTTCGTGACTAA